In one window of Deltaproteobacteria bacterium DNA:
- the gltX gene encoding glutamate--tRNA ligase, protein MSSIVTRFAPSPTGELHIGGARTALFNWLYARRHGGKFILRIEDTDRERSTKEFVQAILNGMSWLGLTWDEGPFYQTDRMEIYLKEAERLLAEGKAYRCVCTPEELEIRREEMKARKEKPRYDGRCRSLPPSAAEGKPFVLRFKTPPSGQTVVRDLLRGDVTFDNSELDDLVLLRTDGTPTYNFVVVVDDASMGITHVLRGDDHLNNTPKQLLIYEALGYPVPRIGHFPLIHGMEGGKMSKRDAETSVMKYRDMGYLPEAIVNYLARLGWGHGDQEIFSIEELQKFFSLEHVNLSPSRFDTNKLLHLNAHYIKEADADRTAGLLIPFLKAKGIEAVPSPWLSRAVSTLKERSRTLAEMADAAEYYFREKETDPKAAAKFLTREIAPVLSEIAEALSALPEFSHAAMEAALAQAVEKRGGALKIHQPIRVALTGGTASPGLFDVMEVLGREETARRLSKAAKQILSN, encoded by the coding sequence ATGTCCTCCATCGTAACCCGTTTCGCCCCGAGCCCCACGGGGGAGCTCCACATCGGGGGGGCGAGGACCGCCCTTTTCAACTGGCTGTACGCCCGCAGGCACGGCGGCAAATTCATCCTTCGGATCGAGGACACCGACCGCGAGCGCTCGACGAAGGAATTCGTCCAGGCGATCCTGAACGGCATGAGCTGGCTCGGACTCACCTGGGACGAAGGCCCCTTTTACCAGACCGACCGGATGGAGATATACCTGAAGGAAGCGGAGCGCCTCCTCGCGGAAGGGAAGGCGTACCGTTGCGTCTGCACGCCCGAGGAACTGGAAATCCGCCGTGAGGAGATGAAGGCCCGCAAGGAGAAACCCCGGTACGACGGCCGCTGCCGGAGCCTGCCCCCCTCCGCAGCGGAGGGGAAGCCCTTCGTCTTAAGGTTCAAGACGCCGCCTTCCGGGCAGACCGTGGTCCGTGACCTCCTTCGGGGAGACGTTACTTTCGACAACAGTGAATTGGACGACCTTGTCCTGCTGCGCACGGACGGCACGCCGACCTACAATTTCGTCGTCGTCGTGGACGACGCCTCCATGGGAATCACGCACGTTCTGCGCGGGGACGACCACCTGAACAACACTCCCAAGCAACTCCTCATCTACGAAGCGCTGGGGTACCCTGTCCCCCGGATCGGCCACTTCCCCCTGATTCACGGGATGGAGGGGGGGAAGATGTCGAAGCGCGACGCCGAGACTTCCGTAATGAAGTACCGCGACATGGGCTATCTTCCCGAAGCGATCGTGAACTATCTCGCACGGCTCGGATGGGGCCACGGGGACCAGGAGATCTTTTCCATAGAGGAATTGCAGAAATTTTTCTCGCTGGAGCACGTGAACCTTTCCCCCAGCCGGTTCGACACGAACAAGCTGCTGCACCTGAACGCCCATTACATAAAGGAAGCGGACGCAGACCGGACCGCGGGCCTTCTCATCCCCTTCCTTAAAGCCAAAGGGATCGAAGCCGTTCCATCTCCATGGCTTTCCCGGGCCGTTTCGACGTTGAAGGAGCGCTCGCGGACGCTTGCGGAGATGGCCGATGCCGCGGAATACTATTTCCGTGAGAAGGAGACGGATCCGAAAGCCGCCGCGAAGTTCCTCACGCGCGAGATCGCACCCGTGCTGTCCGAGATCGCGGAAGCCTTGTCGGCCCTCCCGGAGTTTTCCCACGCGGCGATGGAGGCCGCGCTGGCGCAGGCCGTGGAAAAACGGGGAGGCGCATTGAAAATCCACCAGCCGATCCGCGTGGCATTGACGGGCGGGACCGCCTCCCCCGGGCTGTTCGACGTCATGGAGGTTCTCGGGCGGGAGGAAACGGCCAGGCGACTTTCGAAAGCGGCGAAACAAATCCTCTCCAACTGA
- the rpmF gene encoding 50S ribosomal protein L32: MPNPKRRGSKTRRDKRRTHKKLADPARSICPQCKQVKRPHAMCPNCGTYNGREIIAKD; this comes from the coding sequence ATGCCGAATCCGAAACGACGGGGATCCAAGACCCGCAGGGACAAGCGGCGGACGCACAAGAAGCTGGCCGATCCCGCGCGCAGTATTTGCCCTCAGTGCAAGCAGGTGAAGCGGCCGCATGCGATGTGTCCGAATTGCGGAACCTATAACGGCCGGGAAATCATTGCGAAGGATTAG
- the amrB gene encoding AmmeMemoRadiSam system protein B — MIRPPAVAGQFYPGSSGELEREVRLLTPDISDKIRAKGIIVPHAGYIYSGAVAGEVFSSVEIPDRHLIFCPNHSGIGAEAAIMSQGCWSMPWGKVPIDEDLARRLLAASILLSEDHLAHSREHSLEVQLPFLRRFRESFRFVPVALGRLSSTDCRSLGEAVARVLRDDPSPPLLIASSDMTHYETDASARIKDQKAIARILALDPEGLYRTVRSERITMCGVIPATVVLFAALALGATEARLIKYATSGDVSGDRNQVVGYAGLAIQ, encoded by the coding sequence ATGATTCGGCCGCCTGCCGTCGCGGGTCAATTTTACCCGGGGTCGTCCGGGGAGCTGGAGCGGGAGGTTCGCCTCCTCACCCCCGACATCTCCGACAAAATTCGCGCAAAAGGCATCATCGTCCCGCATGCGGGCTACATCTATTCCGGAGCCGTGGCCGGGGAGGTTTTCTCCTCGGTGGAAATCCCCGACCGCCATCTCATTTTCTGTCCGAATCATTCCGGCATCGGGGCGGAAGCCGCCATCATGTCGCAAGGGTGCTGGAGTATGCCCTGGGGGAAGGTTCCAATCGACGAAGACCTCGCAAGGAGGCTGCTTGCCGCTTCCATCCTCCTTTCCGAAGACCACCTTGCGCACAGCAGGGAGCACTCGCTGGAGGTTCAGCTCCCGTTCCTGCGCCGTTTCCGCGAATCGTTCCGATTCGTTCCGGTCGCGCTGGGGCGTCTCTCTTCCACGGATTGCCGCTCTCTCGGAGAAGCCGTCGCACGGGTCCTCCGCGACGATCCGTCTCCTCCGCTCCTGATCGCAAGTTCGGACATGACCCATTACGAGACGGACGCTTCCGCGCGGATCAAGGACCAAAAAGCGATCGCGCGAATCCTCGCCCTCGACCCTGAAGGCCTCTACCGGACGGTCCGTTCGGAACGCATCACTATGTGCGGGGTTATCCCCGCGACGGTCGTCCTCTTCGCAGCCCTCGCACTTGGCGCTACCGAGGCCCGTCTGATAAAATATGCAACTTCCGGCGACGTCAGCGGCGACCGCAACCAGGTCGTCGGATACGCGGGCCTGGCAATCCAATAG
- a CDS encoding ketoacyl-ACP synthase III: MGSKIVGVGKFAPPKIMTNEDFAKLVDTSDEWISTRTGIKERHIAEPGTPTSDLCLEASRRALKDAGIDPKELDLIVVGTLTPDMPFPSTGCFLQMKLGANGSYAMDVSAACSGFIYALSVADAMIRSGRGKKALVVGAEILSSVVDFTDRGTCILFGDGAGAAVLSECGDGDGVLSCHLHSDGNLWELIHCPGGGTVDPCNPGTSTVRTNFIRMSGNETFKHAVTRMAEVSMEALERNGASVSDVSLFIPHQANMRIIKAVGKRIGIPDEKVYVNLERYGNTSAASIPIALAEAREKGRYSKGDLVLLAAFGGGLTWGSALLRM; this comes from the coding sequence GTGGGATCGAAAATCGTTGGCGTGGGCAAGTTCGCCCCGCCGAAAATCATGACCAACGAAGACTTCGCGAAGCTGGTGGACACCAGCGACGAATGGATTTCCACCCGAACGGGGATCAAGGAACGCCACATCGCGGAGCCGGGAACCCCGACATCCGACCTGTGCCTTGAGGCTTCCCGGCGGGCGCTGAAAGACGCAGGCATCGATCCGAAAGAGCTGGATCTCATCGTTGTGGGCACGCTCACGCCGGACATGCCGTTCCCGTCCACGGGATGCTTCCTGCAGATGAAGCTGGGGGCGAACGGTTCCTATGCGATGGACGTCAGCGCGGCCTGCTCGGGTTTCATATATGCACTTTCCGTGGCGGACGCCATGATCCGGTCGGGACGCGGCAAGAAGGCGCTGGTGGTCGGGGCCGAAATCCTGTCCTCGGTCGTGGATTTCACCGACCGGGGGACATGCATCCTCTTCGGCGACGGGGCGGGCGCGGCGGTTCTTTCGGAATGCGGCGACGGCGACGGGGTCCTGAGCTGCCACCTCCATTCGGACGGAAACCTGTGGGAGCTTATCCACTGCCCCGGGGGCGGCACGGTCGATCCATGCAATCCCGGCACGTCGACGGTCCGAACGAACTTCATCCGCATGTCGGGTAACGAGACGTTCAAGCACGCCGTGACGCGGATGGCCGAGGTCAGCATGGAAGCGCTGGAGCGTAACGGCGCCTCCGTATCGGACGTGTCCCTTTTCATTCCGCACCAGGCGAACATGAGGATCATCAAGGCGGTCGGGAAGCGGATCGGCATCCCCGATGAAAAGGTCTACGTCAACCTGGAAAGGTACGGAAACACGTCGGCGGCGTCGATTCCCATCGCGCTTGCGG
- a CDS encoding DUF177 domain-containing protein produces MYIRISEIPREGLDVFASRGRSWIPRMLEGMDPSPLQGCRLVAAELVLTLEGRNIFADGSFTAEGVAVCDRCAEAIRVALEKDFHTVLVPGENGPAGSSNLELHEADLDIGFYYGAGVEVKDVLWEQVALALPVKLLCSEECNGICPECGGNRNRGECGCPGTRAPGPFDILRKPKEEKE; encoded by the coding sequence TTGTACATAAGAATTTCGGAGATCCCCCGCGAGGGGCTGGACGTTTTCGCGAGCAGGGGAAGGTCCTGGATTCCCAGGATGCTGGAAGGGATGGATCCCTCTCCCCTGCAGGGCTGCCGGTTGGTAGCCGCGGAACTTGTACTCACCCTCGAAGGGCGTAATATCTTCGCGGACGGTTCTTTCACCGCGGAGGGCGTGGCGGTCTGCGACCGGTGCGCGGAAGCGATCCGGGTCGCGCTGGAAAAGGATTTTCACACGGTACTGGTTCCCGGCGAAAACGGCCCGGCGGGGTCGTCGAACCTTGAGCTGCACGAGGCGGACCTCGATATCGGTTTCTACTACGGAGCCGGCGTCGAGGTGAAAGACGTGTTATGGGAACAGGTGGCCCTGGCGCTTCCCGTCAAGCTGCTCTGCAGCGAGGAGTGCAACGGAATTTGCCCGGAATGCGGCGGGAACCGGAACCGCGGGGAATGTGGGTGCCCCGGCACGCGGGCGCCGGGCCCGTTCGATATATTGAGGAAACCGAAGGAAGAAAAGGAGTAG
- the plsX gene encoding phosphate acyltransferase PlsX, with translation MKIAVDAMGGDHAPAEVVRGAVQAARELDLPIILVGREDLIRDELRSCGAVAGTVEVVHAPEVVEMCDVPAVAIRKKKESSIRVGLNLVAEGKASSFVSAGNSGAVMAGALYVLRRVKGIDRPAITATIPTPTGPIVLIDAGANVDCKPAHLVQFGYMGEAYARRLLRIPHPRIGLLSIGEEETKGTDLTRETGSIFRKTGLNFLGNVEGRDFFAGKADVFVCDGFVGNVALKTMEGMATALGHFLKEEIRKSHLAKFGAVLAGGAIRSVKRRLDYTEYGGAPLLGVKGGVVICHGSSETKAIRNGIRLAGTLRRCGVEEEIAASMARRGYERDETAAAE, from the coding sequence ATGAAAATTGCAGTCGATGCGATGGGGGGGGATCACGCTCCGGCGGAGGTGGTCCGGGGAGCGGTGCAGGCGGCGCGTGAGCTGGATCTTCCGATCATATTGGTAGGCAGGGAGGATCTGATCCGCGACGAGCTGCGCTCCTGCGGAGCCGTGGCCGGAACGGTCGAAGTGGTGCATGCGCCGGAGGTCGTCGAGATGTGCGACGTTCCGGCAGTCGCCATACGCAAGAAAAAGGAATCCTCGATCCGCGTGGGGCTGAACCTGGTCGCGGAAGGGAAGGCATCCTCCTTCGTCAGCGCCGGCAACTCCGGGGCGGTTATGGCGGGGGCGCTTTACGTCCTGCGCAGGGTGAAGGGGATCGACCGTCCGGCGATCACGGCGACGATTCCCACGCCGACCGGTCCCATTGTGCTGATCGACGCCGGCGCCAATGTCGACTGCAAGCCCGCCCACCTGGTCCAGTTCGGGTACATGGGAGAAGCCTACGCGAGAAGGCTGCTACGTATTCCGCATCCCCGGATCGGCTTGCTGAGCATAGGCGAGGAGGAAACGAAGGGGACCGACCTGACGCGGGAAACCGGCTCCATATTCCGGAAAACGGGGCTGAACTTCCTCGGAAACGTGGAGGGCCGGGATTTTTTCGCGGGGAAGGCGGACGTTTTCGTTTGCGACGGATTCGTGGGGAACGTTGCGCTGAAGACGATGGAAGGGATGGCGACTGCGCTGGGGCACTTTCTTAAGGAAGAAATCCGGAAGTCGCACCTTGCGAAGTTCGGGGCCGTTCTCGCCGGAGGGGCGATCCGAAGCGTGAAGCGACGGCTCGATTACACGGAATACGGCGGGGCGCCGCTGCTGGGCGTCAAGGGGGGCGTGGTGATATGCCACGGGTCGTCCGAAACGAAGGCGATCCGGAACGGGATACGGCTGGCCGGCACGCTCCGGCGATGCGGCGTCGAGGAGGAGATCGCAGCCTCGATGGCGCGGCGGGGATACGAACGGGACGAAACGGCTGCCGCCGAGTAA
- a CDS encoding glutamine--tRNA ligase/YqeY domain fusion protein — translation MAESGSDTKGYEEKESLDFLREIVRRDTLAGAYGGRVATRFPPEPNGFLHIGHAKSICLNFGIANEFRGVCHLRMDDTNPETEDMAYVESIIRDVRWLGFDWQDKLFFASDYYERLYDLAVRLIEDGKAYVDSQSEEEIRRNRGTITEPGKESPFRGRSVEENLDLFARMRAGDFPDGTHVLRAKCDMAAKNMKMRDPLLYRIRHESHYRRGDAWCIYPMYDFAHPLSDAMENITHSICTLEFENNRAIYDWLVDNLFPEPRPRQYEFARLNLDFTLMSKRKLLQLVEEGLVAGWDDPRMPTIAGLRRRGYTPEGIRLFAARIGVDKANSRVSMEILEDAIRDDMNARAPRVMAVLRPLKVTITNYPHDKVEWVESPYWPRDIGKEGSRQLPFSREIFIERTDFSEDPPADWLRLKPGGEVRLMSAYIVKCEEVERDPATGAVTGLRCTYNPDSPAKAPGVKRKKTTAIQWVSAAHAVPAEVRLYDRLFTVPDPEAAEEGKTFKDFLNPGSVNVLRGCMVEPGLAPTPPEERFQFLRHGYFITDALDSKPGALVFNRIIGLKDTYKGGKPARP, via the coding sequence ATGGCGGAATCGGGTTCCGATACGAAGGGATACGAAGAAAAGGAAAGCCTCGATTTTCTCAGGGAGATCGTGCGGCGCGACACGCTTGCCGGGGCCTACGGCGGCCGCGTCGCGACTCGATTCCCCCCCGAACCCAACGGATTCCTTCACATCGGACACGCCAAGTCGATCTGCCTGAACTTCGGCATAGCCAACGAGTTCCGGGGCGTCTGCCACCTGCGGATGGACGACACCAACCCTGAGACCGAAGACATGGCGTACGTAGAGTCGATCATCCGCGACGTGCGCTGGCTGGGGTTCGACTGGCAGGACAAGCTTTTCTTCGCTTCCGATTACTACGAGCGGCTCTACGATCTCGCCGTCCGGCTGATCGAGGACGGGAAAGCTTACGTGGACAGCCAAAGCGAGGAGGAGATCCGCCGGAACCGCGGGACGATCACGGAACCGGGGAAGGAAAGCCCCTTCCGCGGCCGCTCCGTGGAGGAGAACCTGGACCTCTTCGCCCGGATGCGCGCCGGCGATTTCCCCGACGGCACGCACGTACTTCGCGCCAAATGCGACATGGCTGCGAAGAACATGAAGATGCGCGACCCGCTGCTGTACAGGATCCGGCACGAATCCCACTACAGGCGGGGCGATGCCTGGTGCATCTACCCCATGTACGACTTTGCCCATCCCCTCTCGGACGCCATGGAGAACATAACGCACTCGATCTGCACGCTGGAGTTCGAGAACAACCGGGCGATCTACGACTGGCTCGTCGACAATCTGTTTCCGGAACCCAGGCCGCGCCAGTACGAGTTCGCGCGCCTGAACCTCGACTTCACGCTCATGAGCAAGCGCAAGCTCCTGCAACTCGTGGAGGAAGGGCTTGTTGCGGGATGGGACGATCCGCGCATGCCTACGATAGCCGGGCTGCGGCGCCGCGGATATACGCCGGAAGGGATCCGGCTTTTCGCGGCCAGGATAGGTGTCGACAAGGCGAACAGCCGGGTGAGCATGGAAATCCTCGAAGACGCGATCCGCGACGATATGAACGCACGCGCCCCACGGGTCATGGCCGTGCTGCGGCCGCTGAAGGTGACGATAACGAACTATCCGCACGACAAGGTAGAGTGGGTGGAATCCCCTTACTGGCCTCGCGACATCGGGAAGGAAGGCTCCCGGCAACTTCCGTTTTCCCGGGAGATATTCATCGAACGCACCGACTTCAGCGAAGACCCGCCCGCAGACTGGCTGCGTCTCAAGCCGGGCGGCGAAGTGCGACTGATGAGCGCCTACATCGTGAAATGCGAGGAAGTCGAAAGGGACCCCGCAACCGGAGCCGTGACCGGGCTGCGCTGCACTTACAACCCGGATTCGCCCGCCAAGGCTCCCGGCGTCAAGCGGAAGAAAACGACCGCAATCCAGTGGGTGTCGGCCGCGCACGCCGTGCCCGCCGAAGTTCGCCTGTACGACCGGCTCTTCACCGTCCCCGATCCGGAAGCAGCGGAGGAAGGAAAGACCTTCAAGGATTTCCTGAATCCCGGATCGGTGAACGTCCTTCGGGGATGCATGGTCGAGCCCGGCCTTGCTCCAACGCCGCCGGAGGAGCGGTTCCAGTTCCTCCGCCATGGCTACTTCATCACCGATGCCCTCGACTCCAAACCGGGCGCCCTTGTGTTCAACCGGATCATCGGATTGAAGGACACCTATAAAGGCGGCAAACCCGCCCGGCCATAA